From the genome of Sphingobacterium sp. UGAL515B_05:
AGAGATTCAATTTGTTTTACGGTTTCATTCCCCGCTTGCTCGTTGATATCCGAGACAACGACCTTTGCACCTTCTTTACCATAAGCCAATGCAACTGCCAGTCCGATCCCCGAACCCGCACCTGTTACTAAAGCTACTTTATCTGCTAAAATTTTCATATGATATAAATTTTATGATACAGACAATTTACTAAATGCAATGCGGAATCAAGCGAAAAGGGCGATTTACTTCAATTAAAACGAAACTAAAATGACATTTCTCGGCGGGTTAGTTCTGTAGCTGCGGATATTTTTTATATAATCTGTCCAAAAACAAACGCCCCATCAACTGAAGCCTCGCCTGTGTTTCAAACATACCTGAACCTGGAGAAATAATACCATGTGGCATACGCTGAACAGTACCATAATAAATAATATCGAGCCCATTTCCGTTGACGTCAAGATGCATTTTCTTAGGTTTCAAGCCCATGACAGAGCCCATGCGTGTTACTTTTTCAGAATTAGTAATCTGCGCAGTTCGCGCATCGAGCAAGGTTTCATGATCAAAAACCAAATGGTCTCTCACCTCCCCATCATCGAAAAATACGTAATGCAATTCGTTGTTGCTCAGCACGAGATAAGAAGCGTTATCCCGCTCATTATAACGAGCCTTTACACCTACAGCCGCCCAGGCAACAGTCTTGGCTGCCGTAGCTGCAGCTGAAGCAACTTTGTCCCCCACCGTTGCGATATACGCGCATTGCGTAAAGGCGTCGATCGGAGCGCCGTTCAACTGTTTTCTTAATTCACTAAATTCATCACTTAACAATTCATCCTTTACGCCTGGAGCTAGGGCGATCCCGGATTCGCCTTCATACTTTTTGGCCGTCTCCTTTTGCTTTTTCATCATCATAAGAGAAATGAATACGCAAGCCACAACGATAACGGCAAAAATACCAATGTACAACATCATAAAATAAAATTTAGAATGGGTTTATAATTCAATAAAAAATCCAGAAAGTGAACAACCTATTTAGGCTTCCTCTTTCTGGTACGATCGACTACAAAAATTTTGCCAGACTAAAGAATTTTATCCGGGTAGTGAATATTATTTAAAGCAGTCTGGTGCATATCAACCCAAATATCCTTGTTTGACTGCTGTATAAGCCAATTTGGAGAGCTTCGCATGTCGGCATCCGCATCGTTATTGTAAATGGATGGAAAATCAGACTCTTTGGCCCTAAGCAAAACAACGATCGTACCAGCCATGAGCAAAGGGATATCGCCTAAAACGAGATTATAAAAACCATCTTCAAGCAATCCCGGACTAAAACGCTGTAAACTGTCATAACTACGTTCCAATTTGCCGATCAATTTTTCCAGTTCATGTGGATAATGAACCTCAACATAAGACTCAAACAAAGCCGAACCTTTATTGTAGAATCCCGCTTTCATGAGGTTTAATGCTTCATTTCTATAAACCTGCAACCAACGATCCGAAGCTAGATCATGATATTCCGTCTCCACCTCTTTACCATCACGTTTCAAGGCCCAAAGCTTAAGCTGCTCAAGCCGTTCTGTTGTTTCCATTCCATTTTTTTCCATAAGACTATCGCTCCCGCTCTTTGAGTTCCAATTGCAATAGAATATCCCGTTTCTTACCTTCGATTAAAGACAAATTGCCCGCAACAAAAACACCTTTCTGTCCCGAATTTTTGCTAATACCATACACTGATGATTCATCATCAGGATCTGATGCACCTTCGTAGCGAAATAAATAGTCAATTCTGTACTGATCTGCATCAGCCAACAAATCGTCAAATTCAATATTATAGTCTATTGTATAGCCTAAGTCGTTTAACTTTTCCAAAGCAACACTTGCAGAGGAGTACCCATGCATTCTTTCCATAGTTGATTGTTCTAAATCCGATCTAAATTCTAATTTTTATTATAAAACGATTGACAAAAGGGTTTTGTTTTCCGCAAGTTGAAATAGTTTATTCAAAATCATATTTCTACTTTTGTGCTACCAAACACGATGAAATATGGCAAATCTAGCAGCACCAGCGTATCAGCATACACCTCAACTCGCTTTTCAACGATTACTCGATGTCTTATATACCTTACGGGTTGAATGTCCCTGGGATAAAAAACAGACTATGGAATCCCTTCGACATTTGACTATGGAGGAAATGTATGAATTAACCGACGCCATTTTGGAAAAAGATTATCCAGAAATCAAAAAAGAACTTGGCGACGTCTTGATGCATCTGGTATTCTATGCCCGCATTGCCGAAGAAGAAGGACATTTCAACATCGTCGACGTACTTAATGCAATCTGTGATAAATTGATTACGCGCCATCCCCACATCTATGGCGACACCAATGCTGATACAGAAGATCAAGTCAAGTCCAATTGGGAAACAATCAAGCTCAAAGAAGGCAATACATCTGTTCTTGCTGGTGTCCCAAAAGGCCTACCCGCTTTGGTAAAGGCCTATCGTATCCAAGATAAAGTTCGCGGTGTCGGCTTTGACTGGGAAGATAAGAAACAAGTATGGGAAAAAGTAGAGGAAGAGCTTGCCGAATTTAAAGCCGAATTTAATCTGGAAACAGCGCTTCCAATGGATCAGGAAAAAGCGGAAGGCGAATTTGGCGACCTTTTATTCTCCTTAATAAATTATGCACGGCATATTGGCATAAACCCCGAAAATGCACTTGAACGCACCAACAAAAAATTCATTGAACGGTTTACCTATTTAGAACAAAAAGCCGCTGAAAATAAGCAACAACTGCAGGAAATGAGTCTAGAAGAAATGGACGTTTATTGGAATGAAGCTAAAAAATTAAAAAAATAACGCAATCCCTAAAAAGGGAGTCACCGACCGAATTTAATTCGACTTTGTCAAATTTATGCGTAAATTCGCAGGAATATGGAAACAGTTGTTAGCGGTATCAGAAGTACCGGAAAATTACATTTAGGAAATTACTACGGCGCATTGAGCAATTTTGTGAAAATGCAAAACGAATATAATTGCTTTTTTTTCATTGCGGATTTACATTCACTAACGACCCACCCCACTCCTCATGGACTTCAGGGAACGGTTCGTCAAGTTATTGTTGAATATTTAGCTGCGGGAATAGACCCCGAAAAATCGACTATTTACGTTCAATCAGATGTTCCAGAAGTTGCGGAACTCTATCTATATATGAATATGAACGCCTATCTCGGCGAGCTAGAACGCGCTACAGCATTTAAAGATAAAGTTAGAAGCAGTCCAGACAATGTTAACGCAGGCTTATTGACCTATCCGGTCTTGATGGCCTCTGATATATTGATTCACCATGGCACAAAAGTGCCCGTAGGAAAAGATCAGGAACAGCATTTGGAGATGACGCGGACTTTTGGCAATCGCTTCAATCGCTTATACAACGTAGATTATTTTAAAGAAGCGTTTGCGTTCTCCTACGCTGACAAATTGGTGAAAGTTCCCGGACTTTCAGGCCAGGGAAAAATGGGTAAATCCAATGGTGAAGCAGATTGTATTTATCTATCGGACAGTGAAACCGTAATTCGTAAAAAAGTGATGCGTGCTGTATCCGATTCTGGTCCGACGGAAATGAACCAGCCTAAGCCTGAAGCTATCCAAAATCTTTTTGATTTAATGAAGGTCGTATCTACTGCAGATACGTTACAGCATTTTGATGAACTCTATAACAAATGTGAAATTCGTTATGGTGATTTCAAAAAACAATTGGCAGAAGATATGGTCCTTGCAACCAACGATGTACGCTCCCGTATAGAGGATATATCAAACGATGATGCATACATTGCTAAAGTTGCAAAAATGGGCGCTGAAAAAGCAAGCGAATCCGCGCACAAGACGCTGAAAGAAGTTCGTGAGATTATTGGTATTAAAAGATTTTATTAAGCTAGAAATAATATGCACATCGCTATCGTTGGAAATATAGGTGCCGGCAAAACAACATTGACCGAAATGTTGGCCAGTCACTTTAAATTTGAACCTCAGTTTGAAGCTGTAGACAACAATCCTTATCTGGAAGATTTTTATTCGGACATGAAACGCTGGGCATTCAATCTTCAGATTTTTTTCCTCAACAGTCGCTTTAGACATATTGTAAAATTGCAGGAAACTGGCATTGATATGATTCAGGATCGTACCATTTATGAAGATGCTTATATCTTTGCCGAAAACTTGTATGATATGGGTTTAATGAGCGCACGTGATTTTGAAAACTATAGTAATATTTTTCAAAGCATTATCCATTATATCAAACCGCCAGATTTATTGATTTACCTCAAAGCCTCTGTCCCTACCCTGGTGAATAATATCCAAAAAAGGGGCCGTGACTATGAATC
Proteins encoded in this window:
- the mazG gene encoding nucleoside triphosphate pyrophosphohydrolase — protein: MANLAAPAYQHTPQLAFQRLLDVLYTLRVECPWDKKQTMESLRHLTMEEMYELTDAILEKDYPEIKKELGDVLMHLVFYARIAEEEGHFNIVDVLNAICDKLITRHPHIYGDTNADTEDQVKSNWETIKLKEGNTSVLAGVPKGLPALVKAYRIQDKVRGVGFDWEDKKQVWEKVEEELAEFKAEFNLETALPMDQEKAEGEFGDLLFSLINYARHIGINPENALERTNKKFIERFTYLEQKAAENKQQLQEMSLEEMDVYWNEAKKLKK
- the trpS gene encoding tryptophan--tRNA ligase, which encodes METVVSGIRSTGKLHLGNYYGALSNFVKMQNEYNCFFFIADLHSLTTHPTPHGLQGTVRQVIVEYLAAGIDPEKSTIYVQSDVPEVAELYLYMNMNAYLGELERATAFKDKVRSSPDNVNAGLLTYPVLMASDILIHHGTKVPVGKDQEQHLEMTRTFGNRFNRLYNVDYFKEAFAFSYADKLVKVPGLSGQGKMGKSNGEADCIYLSDSETVIRKKVMRAVSDSGPTEMNQPKPEAIQNLFDLMKVVSTADTLQHFDELYNKCEIRYGDFKKQLAEDMVLATNDVRSRIEDISNDDAYIAKVAKMGAEKASESAHKTLKEVREIIGIKRFY
- a CDS encoding deoxynucleoside kinase, with the protein product MHIAIVGNIGAGKTTLTEMLASHFKFEPQFEAVDNNPYLEDFYSDMKRWAFNLQIFFLNSRFRHIVKLQETGIDMIQDRTIYEDAYIFAENLYDMGLMSARDFENYSNIFQSIIHYIKPPDLLIYLKASVPTLVNNIQKRGRDYESAIRLDYLSKLNDKYDKWINNYKEGKVMILDKDNLDFTTNPEDLGNIIQKIEAELYGLFE